Proteins from a genomic interval of Rubinisphaera italica:
- the clpP gene encoding ATP-dependent Clp endopeptidase proteolytic subunit ClpP, which yields MTTLVPYVVEKNGRDERAMDIYSRLLKDRIVFLGTQVNDTLANSIVAQLLFLQFDDPKADVHLYINSPGGSITAGMAIYDTMQFISCDVATYCLGQAASMGAVLLTAGTPGKRAALPNSRIMIHQPLAGMEGTATELDIHAREVIKVKRRMNEIMQKHTGKTIDEIEKDTDRDNFMTAEEARDYGLVDKVLEQIPQMG from the coding sequence ATGACAACTCTCGTCCCCTATGTTGTAGAAAAAAATGGCCGTGATGAACGGGCCATGGATATTTACAGTCGCCTTTTGAAAGACCGCATTGTTTTTCTGGGCACTCAAGTGAACGATACTCTCGCTAACAGCATTGTCGCTCAGTTGCTGTTTTTGCAGTTTGATGACCCTAAAGCTGATGTGCATCTTTATATTAATTCGCCTGGTGGTTCAATCACCGCAGGGATGGCGATTTACGACACAATGCAATTCATCAGCTGCGATGTTGCGACTTACTGTCTCGGACAAGCTGCGAGTATGGGAGCGGTTCTGTTAACTGCTGGTACTCCTGGAAAACGAGCCGCTTTGCCGAACAGTCGGATCATGATCCATCAGCCACTGGCTGGCATGGAAGGAACCGCTACCGAATTGGATATTCATGCTCGGGAAGTGATCAAAGTCAAAAGACGCATGAATGAAATTATGCAGAAACACACTGGTAAAACGATCGATGAGATCGAAAAAGATACCGATCGCGATAATTTCATGACGGCAGAAGAAGCCAGAGATTATGGCCTGGTCGATAAAGTTCTCGAGCAGATCCCTCAAATGGGCTAA
- a CDS encoding biotin--[acetyl-CoA-carboxylase] ligase, with amino-acid sequence MTTYSQSLDLNDVQREFPEWQIDPHEQLNSTNRHAAERAGQYRTPTLIITEKQTAGRGRGKNSWISGQGALTFSLLIEPANYEIPAHEIQLLSLIAAAAVRQAILNVTEIRASDMQLKWPNDLYLQGRKVCGILLEQPAHKRTLLVVGIGLNVNNSKADMIADLQHSAISLSDSLGAQLDSIQLLIEIMRSFEAALQSAESRSQLFPKMWQSCHLLDHALVTLDRGESGKAEDLVIGRCEGIDEDGALLLRDQYTTHRIYSGVIREWS; translated from the coding sequence ATGACCACTTATTCTCAGTCTCTCGATCTCAACGATGTTCAACGGGAGTTTCCTGAGTGGCAGATCGATCCTCATGAGCAGTTGAATTCGACGAACCGACATGCTGCCGAGCGTGCCGGTCAATATCGAACACCGACGCTCATCATCACCGAAAAGCAAACCGCTGGTCGCGGGCGAGGCAAGAATTCCTGGATCTCGGGCCAAGGTGCTTTGACATTTTCCTTATTGATCGAACCGGCTAACTACGAGATTCCCGCACATGAAATTCAGTTGCTCTCACTGATTGCAGCTGCTGCCGTCAGGCAGGCAATTTTAAACGTCACAGAAATACGAGCATCGGACATGCAACTCAAGTGGCCGAATGATTTGTACCTGCAAGGGCGCAAAGTCTGCGGCATCCTGCTCGAGCAACCCGCTCATAAAAGAACTCTGCTCGTGGTCGGCATCGGCTTAAATGTCAATAATTCGAAGGCTGACATGATCGCCGATTTACAACACTCCGCGATTTCTTTGAGCGATTCTCTCGGCGCACAACTGGACTCCATCCAACTCCTGATAGAAATCATGCGAAGTTTCGAGGCGGCATTACAGTCAGCCGAGAGTCGATCCCAACTTTTTCCAAAAATGTGGCAGAGTTGTCATTTGCTCGATCACGCTCTCGTCACTCTGGATCGTGGGGAATCGGGAAAAGCAGAAGATCTCGTCATCGGTCGTTGTGAAGGAATTGATGAAGACGGAGCCTTATTACTTCGCGATCAATATACCACTCATCGAATCTATTCCGGTGTCATTCGAGAGTGGTCATGA
- the rsfS gene encoding ribosome silencing factor produces MIDQSEATTIFERSPEQLAKSLDLACQCAKIADELKGSDIVVLDLTKLTPEFDYFVIATGNSRRQLHAIVEEADTLLEKSGSNRISLEGYSGNNWILQDYGDIVLHAFDPENRELYDLERLWADATHVDWQAHLAKSN; encoded by the coding sequence GTGATTGATCAATCTGAAGCGACAACCATTTTCGAGCGCAGCCCGGAACAGCTGGCCAAGTCGCTTGATCTGGCATGCCAGTGCGCGAAGATTGCCGATGAACTCAAAGGCAGCGACATTGTTGTTCTTGATCTCACAAAACTGACTCCGGAATTCGATTACTTTGTGATTGCGACCGGAAACAGTCGACGACAGCTGCACGCCATCGTGGAAGAAGCTGATACGTTGCTGGAAAAATCAGGTTCCAATCGGATCAGCCTTGAAGGTTACTCCGGCAATAACTGGATCCTGCAGGACTACGGCGATATCGTGCTGCACGCTTTCGATCCGGAAAACCGCGAACTGTATGATCTCGAACGCCTCTGGGCCGATGCCACCCACGTCGACTGGCAAGCTCATCTGGCGAAGTCGAACTGA
- the xylB gene encoding xylulokinase, with amino-acid sequence MSVYLGIDIGTSGTKTLAMREDGEILATSTFEYPLDSPRPGWSEQNPADWWDASIKGVKAVLKAGKIKPADVKGIGLSGQMHGSVFLDKNHEVIRPALLWNDQRTVAECAEIEKRAGGRKKLIGMVANPALTGFTAPKILWLRNNEPKNYDKVVQVLLPKDYVRYQLTGDFATEVSDASGTLLLDVSKRQWSRKLLTKLDLDNAILPKVYESEDVTGTLTNAAAQKLGLLEGTPIVGGGGDQAAGAIGNGIVKSGVVSATMGTSGVVFAHSDAMQVDPEGRVHTFCHAVRNQWHVMGCVLSAGGSLQWYRNHLGDAEVRQAKKDKVDPYQLITAQASEATAGCEGLFFLPYLTGERTPHADPHARGCWIGLSLRHGRKHLVRSVMEGATYAMRDTLEIIQEMNIPVKQVRLSGGGARSEFWRQMQADIYGKKVVTINAEEGPAYGVALLAAAGTGAYKNVVEACAKTISVVTETKPDNATKKVYNKYYPHYGHLYQSLKGDFAAIAKTVEEVG; translated from the coding sequence GTGAGCGTATATCTGGGCATCGACATTGGAACGAGTGGCACAAAGACTCTGGCGATGCGTGAGGATGGCGAGATCCTGGCCACTTCCACATTTGAATATCCTCTCGACAGCCCACGCCCCGGCTGGTCAGAGCAAAACCCGGCTGACTGGTGGGACGCTTCGATCAAAGGAGTCAAAGCGGTCCTCAAAGCTGGAAAAATCAAACCGGCCGATGTGAAGGGAATTGGCCTGAGTGGTCAGATGCACGGCTCGGTTTTTCTGGATAAAAATCACGAAGTCATCCGCCCGGCTCTCCTCTGGAACGATCAACGGACAGTGGCCGAGTGTGCGGAGATTGAAAAGCGAGCCGGGGGACGCAAAAAGCTAATCGGCATGGTCGCTAACCCAGCACTGACAGGGTTCACCGCTCCGAAAATCCTCTGGCTGCGAAATAACGAGCCCAAAAATTACGACAAAGTCGTTCAGGTTCTGCTGCCCAAAGATTACGTGCGTTATCAATTGACCGGAGATTTCGCGACCGAAGTGAGCGATGCCTCAGGAACGCTACTGCTCGATGTTTCCAAACGACAGTGGTCTCGAAAACTGTTGACTAAGCTCGATCTTGATAACGCCATTCTGCCGAAAGTTTACGAATCGGAAGATGTGACTGGTACATTGACCAATGCAGCCGCCCAGAAGTTGGGATTGCTCGAAGGAACTCCTATCGTTGGCGGAGGAGGCGATCAGGCAGCGGGGGCGATTGGAAACGGGATTGTGAAATCGGGCGTCGTTTCGGCCACGATGGGAACATCTGGAGTCGTCTTTGCTCACAGCGATGCGATGCAGGTCGATCCCGAAGGTCGCGTGCATACGTTCTGTCATGCCGTGCGGAATCAATGGCATGTGATGGGCTGCGTGCTCTCAGCTGGTGGTTCGCTGCAATGGTATCGCAATCATCTCGGTGATGCCGAAGTCCGTCAGGCGAAGAAAGACAAGGTCGATCCTTATCAGCTCATCACTGCTCAGGCGAGTGAAGCCACAGCTGGCTGTGAGGGGCTATTCTTCCTGCCCTATTTGACAGGCGAACGAACCCCCCATGCCGATCCTCATGCTCGTGGCTGCTGGATCGGTTTAAGTCTCCGACATGGACGCAAACATCTGGTCCGTTCCGTGATGGAGGGCGCCACTTATGCAATGCGGGATACACTCGAAATCATTCAGGAGATGAACATCCCGGTCAAGCAGGTCCGCCTCTCAGGCGGCGGAGCCCGCAGCGAATTCTGGCGACAAATGCAGGCTGACATTTACGGCAAAAAAGTCGTGACCATCAACGCCGAAGAAGGCCCGGCTTACGGCGTCGCATTACTCGCGGCAGCCGGAACGGGTGCTTACAAGAATGTCGTTGAAGCCTGTGCGAAAACGATTTCGGTGGTGACGGAAACCAAGCCGGATAATGCGACGAAGAAAGTCTACAACAAATACTACCCGCACTACGGACACCTCTACCAATCTCTCAAGGGAGACTTCGCCGCAATTGCCAAGACAGTTGAAGAGGTGGGTTAA
- a CDS encoding ClpP family protease — MSKLSYSPDYRDYQSETIQNSGGGYQRQRNMTIGDLLLENRIIFLDGPIHDASANLIVMKLLYLQSENRHQDVHLYINSPGGSVTATLAIYDTMQFLDCDVATYCVGLAASGGAVLMAGGAKGKRYCLPHSKMMIHQPFGQVGGQVSDIEIQAKEIINTRQLLNEILATHTGQDIDRIAVDTERDRYLTAKEAKEYGLVDEVVEKIKKTDAGKE, encoded by the coding sequence ATGTCGAAGTTGTCTTATTCCCCTGATTACAGGGATTATCAATCAGAAACCATTCAAAATTCGGGTGGCGGATACCAGCGTCAGCGAAATATGACGATTGGGGATTTGCTGCTGGAAAACCGCATCATCTTTCTGGATGGCCCGATTCACGATGCATCAGCGAATCTGATTGTCATGAAGCTGTTGTACCTACAGTCGGAAAATCGCCACCAGGATGTCCACTTGTATATTAATTCGCCGGGTGGATCGGTGACTGCGACTCTCGCAATTTACGATACAATGCAATTCCTCGACTGTGATGTCGCCACTTATTGTGTGGGACTGGCAGCCAGTGGGGGAGCCGTTTTGATGGCTGGGGGTGCCAAAGGGAAACGATATTGCCTGCCTCACTCGAAAATGATGATTCACCAGCCGTTCGGTCAGGTCGGCGGACAGGTTTCTGATATTGAAATTCAGGCTAAGGAAATCATAAATACACGTCAATTGCTGAACGAGATTCTGGCGACACATACAGGTCAGGATATCGATCGAATTGCAGTTGATACGGAGCGCGACCGTTATTTGACCGCAAAAGAAGCCAAGGAATACGGGTTGGTCGACGAAGTCGTCGAGAAAATCAAGAAAACCGACGCCGGCAAAGAGTAA
- a CDS encoding sulfatase — protein MQSRTFFVVMIAGLVWLTNVTILSATERMNFVFLLVDDLGWADLGCFGSEYYETPHIDQLCESGMKFTQAYAACPVCSPTRASIMTGRHPVRVDITDWIPGMDASRNPHQKFQQVEDRENLALEETTIAEALKEANYQTFFAGKWHLGEQGHWPNDQGFDFNLGGHHRGSPPGGYYAPWNNPVLKSKKPGEYLTERLTEESISFLKKRKTDQPFLLYLSYYNVHTPIQPYKKKIEHFQQKANQQFEEDSPPITERDAKSRARQDNPEYASMIAAVDLSVGSLMKTLAELQLEENTTVIFFSDNGGLCTKPTPGPTSNLPLRSGKGWLYEGGVREPMIIRSPGITKAGSVCVTPIVSMDFFPTILELAGLPSQPHLHADGQSLVPLLNGQGQSEERTFYWHYPHYHGSTWCPGASIREGDWKLIEFYQEGTRELYNLKEDPGEQENLVSENPVKTLELQQKLAQWQKTMKAKMPQPLE, from the coding sequence ATGCAGAGCAGGACCTTTTTTGTAGTGATGATTGCTGGTCTGGTCTGGCTGACGAATGTCACGATACTGTCTGCAACAGAGCGGATGAATTTTGTATTCCTGCTTGTCGATGATCTCGGCTGGGCAGATCTGGGATGTTTCGGCAGCGAATATTACGAAACGCCTCACATTGATCAATTGTGCGAATCGGGAATGAAATTCACTCAGGCCTATGCTGCCTGTCCGGTTTGTTCTCCAACACGTGCCAGCATTATGACGGGGCGTCATCCAGTTCGCGTCGATATCACCGACTGGATTCCCGGGATGGACGCCAGTCGTAATCCGCATCAAAAGTTTCAGCAGGTGGAAGATCGGGAGAATCTGGCACTCGAAGAAACAACGATTGCGGAAGCGTTAAAAGAAGCCAATTACCAGACGTTCTTTGCTGGCAAATGGCATCTTGGAGAGCAGGGGCATTGGCCGAACGATCAGGGCTTTGATTTTAATCTCGGCGGACATCATCGCGGGTCTCCACCAGGAGGGTATTATGCTCCATGGAATAATCCCGTTCTGAAGTCGAAAAAGCCTGGAGAATATCTGACGGAGCGATTGACCGAAGAGTCCATCAGTTTTCTGAAAAAACGGAAGACCGACCAGCCGTTCCTTTTGTATCTCTCGTATTATAATGTGCATACTCCAATTCAACCTTACAAGAAAAAGATTGAGCATTTCCAGCAAAAGGCCAACCAGCAGTTTGAAGAAGACTCTCCACCCATTACAGAACGGGACGCTAAGTCGCGAGCCAGACAGGATAATCCCGAGTATGCCTCAATGATTGCTGCGGTTGATCTGAGTGTGGGCAGCCTGATGAAGACACTGGCGGAACTCCAACTTGAAGAAAACACAACGGTCATTTTCTTTTCTGATAATGGCGGGCTTTGTACGAAACCAACTCCCGGCCCTACATCGAATTTGCCATTACGATCAGGTAAGGGCTGGCTGTATGAGGGTGGAGTTCGAGAACCGATGATTATTCGCTCTCCTGGAATCACAAAGGCGGGTAGCGTTTGTGTGACTCCCATTGTCAGCATGGATTTCTTTCCGACGATACTGGAACTGGCTGGACTCCCTTCGCAACCTCATTTGCATGCCGATGGACAATCTCTTGTTCCATTATTGAATGGGCAAGGACAGTCAGAGGAGCGAACATTTTACTGGCATTATCCACACTATCACGGCTCCACCTGGTGTCCGGGAGCATCGATTCGGGAGGGTGACTGGAAGCTGATCGAGTTCTATCAAGAAGGGACACGGGAACTGTACAATCTTAAAGAGGATCCGGGTGAACAGGAGAATCTAGTGAGTGAAAATCCTGTCAAAACCTTGGAATTGCAGCAAAAACTGGCCCAATGGCAAAAGACGATGAAAGCGAAAATGCCTCAGCCACTTGAATAA
- a CDS encoding vWA domain-containing protein, protein MSFSLLNFGMLAGLLAVAVPVLVHLLNRRRFDVVEWGAMQFLQLGERTRQKIKLSDLLLLLMRMLMVAILVLVFTRPFLQGNLYIRNLYPEPIDLVIVIDSSYSMGWTGEEITPHARAIQSCHNILDNLSSVDRVAIIDARNRSELLTPAPLTDASTARLELEKLKGPDGITDMAAAITQACQLLTQSYSTRRDIVVLTDQQALSWAPPETASWSEFLKLRQSAAVPIQLSAIDVGSGNMDSIENYRVDRLKASRDITVVNSPITISTRVGYKGAFAETECELHWSVDGQQLSRESDALRLQNGEEAVAEITTRFADPGNHIITASLDGDALPGDNVAEIVLDVVDEVPVVIATNADSLTDPVNQDEPETEFYLSRVFGNPDIEKVWVSAKTVKQDQIDAALLDKTRVLFLLGPGPETMDWELLTNYLVKGGGLVLLPDRNSTPEDYQKSLEQWMIEGRSVLPVQFHQRKDVVNEPVKLDLKSFSAAWLAPFSDPTKSELADVLVNRYWDLSLKEQDLTKPTGKNALKLTIEMGPPAVTANLQNGSPVFVQRKIGRGQILVSSIAFDGAGSDLIRQRTFVPLMHELVFGMTRTTSERNLDLTQAIIVQQLPCQPLKLNVTAPDQSQLTAQRTGSGDQLTWRLSNLKLSGIYEVEIDCEKPAGELQSNNEMPFYAFASREESDITRLSAEQKQDFNGAFNLNWRTNSKEVLDDLATASGGIEIWPILLFIVTALLVVELLMTRRLVQGGHRQIELNEASLAAQQT, encoded by the coding sequence ATGTCATTTTCGCTGCTGAATTTTGGAATGCTGGCTGGATTGCTGGCGGTTGCTGTGCCCGTGCTGGTGCATTTGCTCAATCGACGTCGTTTCGATGTGGTTGAGTGGGGGGCGATGCAGTTTCTGCAGTTGGGTGAACGGACTCGACAGAAAATCAAACTGAGCGATCTGCTGCTCCTGCTGATGCGAATGCTGATGGTCGCAATATTAGTGCTCGTTTTCACTCGACCATTTCTGCAGGGAAATCTCTACATTCGCAATCTGTATCCCGAGCCAATCGATCTCGTGATAGTGATTGACAGTTCTTACAGCATGGGCTGGACGGGTGAAGAAATTACGCCGCATGCACGGGCCATTCAATCGTGTCACAACATTTTGGACAATCTCTCGTCGGTCGATCGAGTGGCCATTATCGATGCTCGAAATCGGTCGGAACTCCTCACACCTGCTCCTTTGACGGATGCCTCCACAGCCCGATTGGAACTCGAAAAGCTAAAAGGCCCGGATGGAATCACCGACATGGCTGCTGCCATTACGCAGGCCTGTCAATTACTGACACAATCGTATTCGACAAGGCGGGATATTGTAGTCCTGACCGATCAGCAGGCGCTTTCCTGGGCTCCGCCGGAAACCGCGAGCTGGTCTGAGTTTTTGAAATTGCGACAGTCAGCTGCTGTTCCAATTCAACTTTCCGCAATCGATGTTGGCTCCGGAAATATGGATTCGATAGAAAATTATCGAGTCGACCGCTTGAAGGCTTCGCGTGATATTACGGTCGTAAACTCGCCGATCACCATCTCGACACGTGTTGGATACAAGGGGGCATTTGCTGAAACAGAGTGTGAACTGCATTGGTCGGTGGATGGTCAGCAATTGAGTCGAGAGTCGGACGCATTGAGATTACAGAATGGCGAAGAAGCGGTTGCAGAAATAACGACCCGTTTCGCTGATCCTGGCAATCACATCATCACGGCATCGCTGGATGGCGACGCCCTTCCTGGAGATAATGTCGCTGAAATTGTACTGGATGTTGTCGATGAAGTGCCCGTTGTGATTGCAACCAATGCCGACTCACTCACCGATCCCGTCAATCAGGACGAGCCGGAAACAGAATTTTATCTTTCACGCGTGTTCGGGAATCCCGATATCGAGAAGGTTTGGGTTTCGGCTAAAACCGTGAAACAGGATCAAATCGATGCGGCTCTGCTGGATAAGACTCGCGTCCTGTTTCTGTTGGGACCGGGGCCAGAAACGATGGATTGGGAACTGCTGACGAATTATCTGGTCAAAGGTGGAGGACTTGTGCTGTTGCCAGATCGAAATTCGACGCCGGAGGATTATCAGAAGTCTCTCGAACAATGGATGATCGAAGGTCGTTCGGTCCTGCCGGTTCAATTTCATCAACGTAAAGATGTCGTCAATGAGCCTGTAAAGCTCGACTTGAAATCATTCTCCGCGGCCTGGCTGGCACCATTCAGCGATCCCACAAAATCTGAACTGGCCGATGTGCTCGTTAATCGTTATTGGGATTTGTCTCTTAAGGAGCAGGATCTCACCAAACCGACAGGTAAGAATGCTCTAAAACTAACTATCGAAATGGGTCCGCCTGCAGTCACCGCAAACTTGCAAAACGGTTCGCCTGTTTTTGTTCAGCGGAAAATTGGCCGCGGACAAATTTTGGTCAGCTCAATTGCCTTTGATGGAGCCGGTTCCGATTTGATCCGTCAGCGAACGTTCGTTCCTTTGATGCACGAACTTGTTTTTGGAATGACCCGCACGACTTCCGAAAGAAACCTGGATTTGACACAGGCGATTATCGTTCAGCAACTCCCCTGTCAGCCCTTGAAACTGAATGTCACTGCTCCCGATCAAAGCCAGCTGACGGCTCAACGGACCGGCAGCGGAGATCAATTGACCTGGCGACTTTCCAACCTGAAGCTTTCGGGGATTTATGAGGTTGAAATCGATTGTGAAAAACCAGCCGGTGAACTGCAGTCAAATAATGAAATGCCATTTTATGCGTTTGCTTCCCGCGAAGAATCGGACATCACACGGCTGAGCGCCGAACAGAAACAAGACTTCAACGGAGCCTTCAATCTGAACTGGCGGACCAATTCCAAAGAAGTGCTCGATGATCTGGCGACTGCATCGGGAGGCATTGAAATCTGGCCGATCCTGCTGTTTATTGTGACGGCTCTATTAGTTGTTGAACTGCTGATGACCCGCCGTCTCGTTCAGGGGGGACATCGGCAAATTGAGCTCAATGAAGCCTCGCTTGCTGCTCAACAAACGTGA
- a CDS encoding alpha/beta hydrolase has translation MNLRPAQLISRLGLVLMLLLVSSAALQAQDEHIETHTLATKDRWPIHITYYKHAGNRDTPVVVLLHDQRGDRRVWTAGFANQLWTKGYAVIAVDLRKHGESKLEDETGNPSDVGDVKPDDYKKMVAYDMDAVKDFIFTEHQEQNLNMRKMGIIAPEFSAIIAMNFAMIDWQQKPYDDAPTPQMRTPRGQDVRALVLISPMNSVRGLTTVAPIRLMRNSALPISFLFCVGSEDTLDKKVTEQLYKQIAGRNPKDNEHVFLETYPYNLRGMALFGKGLKIEPHIEIFLEKNLLELDDEWVDRRSRLQR, from the coding sequence ATGAATCTGCGCCCTGCTCAATTAATTTCCCGACTTGGCCTCGTATTGATGCTTCTGCTTGTTTCGTCTGCAGCACTCCAGGCTCAGGATGAACATATCGAAACGCATACGTTAGCGACCAAGGATCGCTGGCCGATCCACATCACTTATTACAAACATGCGGGAAACCGGGACACTCCCGTTGTCGTGCTGCTCCATGACCAGCGAGGAGATCGTCGCGTCTGGACGGCTGGATTCGCCAACCAGTTGTGGACCAAAGGTTATGCAGTCATCGCCGTCGACCTACGCAAACATGGAGAAAGTAAGCTCGAAGACGAGACTGGAAACCCGTCGGATGTCGGCGATGTCAAGCCGGACGATTATAAAAAAATGGTCGCCTACGATATGGATGCGGTTAAGGATTTCATATTCACCGAGCATCAGGAGCAGAATCTCAATATGCGGAAGATGGGTATTATTGCTCCAGAATTTTCAGCAATTATTGCGATGAATTTTGCAATGATCGACTGGCAGCAAAAACCGTACGACGATGCTCCGACACCTCAAATGCGTACCCCACGGGGCCAGGATGTGAGGGCGTTGGTTTTAATTTCTCCAATGAATTCGGTACGAGGCTTGACGACCGTTGCTCCCATTCGCTTGATGCGAAACAGCGCGCTTCCCATTTCATTCCTGTTTTGTGTCGGTTCCGAGGATACCCTCGACAAAAAAGTTACCGAGCAGTTGTATAAACAAATCGCTGGTCGCAACCCAAAAGATAATGAACACGTTTTTTTAGAAACGTATCCCTACAACCTCAGAGGTATGGCGTTGTTTGGGAAGGGACTCAAAATCGAACCTCATATCGAAATCTTTCTCGAAAAGAATCTCCTCGAGCTGGATGACGAATGGGTCGACCGCCGCAGCCGACTGCAACGTTAA